The following is a genomic window from Crossiella equi.
CCGCCGCGCACACCACGGCCCTGGGCAGGCCGCTGATGGCCGTGCCCGGCCCGGTCACCTCCGCCATGTCCATCGGCACCCTCGCGCTGCTGCGCGCCGAGCACGCCGTACCGGTGGGCACCGCGGGTCAGGTCGTCGAGGCGATCGGCCGGCTCGGCGTCGACCTGGCCGAGGGCCCCCGCGGCGACCTCCGCGACACCGACGGCCTGGAACCGGAGGCGCTGCGCGTGCACGAGGCCCTGCCGCTGCGCCCCGGCGCGCACGCCGAGCAGCTGGCCGTCGAGGCGGGCCTGCCGTTGGCGAAGGTCCGGGCGGTGCTGCCCATGCTGGAGCTGGTCGGCCTCGCTCAGACGAGCGATGAGGGTTGGCACCGGCCCGCACGGGATAGATGATCAAGGAAAGGTGTCGGCACGGGTTGGCACCCGGCAACGGTTGGCGAGTGGTACTTGACCGCGTCCGCCTGACCACGGAGCGTGTGAGGTGTGGGCCGCCGACCCCTGGGCGTGCCTCGAGGGAGGAACTGGCATGCCGACCCCGTCCGGGGAGCGCCGCCCGGCCACCGGCGCGGCGTCCGCGCGTGCTCTCCTGCCCGCCACGTTGGCCCGCCCGCTGGCGGAGTTCGAGCGCCACCTGACCCTGGAACGCGACGTCTCCCCACACACCACTCGCGCCTACCTGGGCGATGTGGTCTCCCTGCTGACCCACTTCACTGGAGAACTCGACAGCAGCGCCCCTGGGACTTCCGAGGCCGCCACAAGCGGTACCGAGGCCGCTGCTGAGGGTCCGGCTGTCGATGCCGCCAGGAAGGCCGCCAGCCCTGCGGACGCCGCCGCCGGTGCCGGGGACGCCGCCGCTGGTCCCGGAAACGCCGATGCCGGGAACGCCGAGAAGGCTCCCTCCGAGGGGCCGGACCTGTCCTCGCTCGACCTCGCCGAGCTGCGCTCGTGGCTGGCCGCCCAGCGCGCCGCGGGCGCCAGCCGCACCACGCTCGCCCGCCGCGCGGCGGCCGCGCGCACCTTCACCGGCTGGGCGGCCAAGGCGGGTTACCTGGACAACGACCCGGGGCCCCGGCTGGCCTCCGCCCGGCCGCACCGGCACCTGCCCTCGGTGCTCCGCGCCGAACAGGCGACGGCCGCGATGGAGGCCTCGAAGGCCGGGGCTGCGGAGGGTGATCCGGTAGCGCTGCGTGATCACGCGATCGTGGAACTCCTGTACGCCACTGGGGTTAGAGTCTCCGAACTCTGCGGGTTGGACCTGGGCGATATTGATCACGCACGGCGTGTCGCACTGGTTCTCGGCAAGGGTGACAAGCAGCGTTCGGTGCCCTACGGCGAACCAGCCGATCGGGCGATCCGTGCCTGGTTGGCACAAGGTCGACCGCAACTTGTCTGTGCCGCTTCACATGCGGCGTTGTTCCTCGGCGCACGCGGTGGCAGGCTCGATCCGAGAGTGGTGAGGAGGGTGGTGCACGACATGGTCGGTTCCGTGCCTGGTGCCGCCCCGATTGGTCCGCACGGGTTGCGGCATTCGGCCGCCACGCACCTCCTGGAAGGGGGAGCTGACCTCCGAAGCGTT
Proteins encoded in this region:
- a CDS encoding tyrosine recombinase XerC, translated to MPTPSGERRPATGAASARALLPATLARPLAEFERHLTLERDVSPHTTRAYLGDVVSLLTHFTGELDSSAPGTSEAATSGTEAAAEGPAVDAARKAASPADAAAGAGDAAAGPGNADAGNAEKAPSEGPDLSSLDLAELRSWLAAQRAAGASRTTLARRAAAARTFTGWAAKAGYLDNDPGPRLASARPHRHLPSVLRAEQATAAMEASKAGAAEGDPVALRDHAIVELLYATGVRVSELCGLDLGDIDHARRVALVLGKGDKQRSVPYGEPADRAIRAWLAQGRPQLVCAASHAALFLGARGGRLDPRVVRRVVHDMVGSVPGAAPIGPHGLRHSAATHLLEGGADLRSVQELLGHATLATTQLYTHVTVERLKAIHDRTHPRS